One stretch of Ornithinimicrobium ciconiae DNA includes these proteins:
- a CDS encoding metal-sensitive transcriptional regulator gives MTTQATPAKRGAEATHGYISDKPGYLARLKRIEGQARGIHRMVNEDTYCIDILTQISALTSALESVALGLLDDHLKHCVVSAAKAGGPEAEQKMNEASQAIARLVKS, from the coding sequence ATGACCACCCAGGCCACCCCCGCGAAGCGGGGAGCCGAAGCCACGCACGGCTACATCAGCGACAAGCCCGGTTACCTCGCCCGCCTCAAACGCATCGAAGGACAGGCCCGAGGCATCCACCGGATGGTCAATGAGGACACCTACTGCATCGACATCCTGACCCAGATCAGCGCACTGACCTCGGCCCTGGAGAGCGTCGCGCTGGGCCTGCTCGATGACCACCTCAAACACTGCGTCGTCAGCGCAGCGAAAGCAGGAGGGCCCGAGGCAGAGCAGAAGATGAACGAGGCCTCACAAGCCATTGCCCGACTCGTCAAGTCATAA
- a CDS encoding CueP family metal-binding protein: MRALAVVVGGLMIVAGCSSQAPDADSQLLTTHNLVGMEATEIIDHLDRLDVEDRPADLMASVHFDELQLSAGIEQLNFDLPDDRFYLSFAPYVNQTHECYYHSLTTCLGELRNENLQVSVTNEAGNVVVDEEVTTFDNGFVGLWLPRDLTGTLRVSAADGTGQVSVSTRADDPTCLTTMQLT, from the coding sequence TTGCGCGCCCTCGCAGTCGTTGTCGGGGGTTTGATGATCGTTGCCGGCTGTTCCTCACAGGCCCCGGATGCAGACAGCCAGCTCCTCACCACGCACAATCTGGTCGGAATGGAGGCGACCGAGATCATCGACCACCTCGATCGGCTGGACGTCGAGGATCGTCCCGCGGACCTGATGGCATCAGTCCACTTCGATGAACTGCAACTCTCGGCCGGTATCGAGCAGCTGAACTTCGACCTTCCCGACGACCGCTTCTACCTCTCGTTCGCGCCCTACGTGAACCAGACCCATGAGTGTTACTACCACAGCCTCACCACCTGCCTGGGAGAGCTACGCAACGAGAACCTCCAGGTCAGCGTCACGAACGAAGCAGGCAACGTCGTCGTCGATGAGGAAGTGACCACGTTCGACAACGGATTCGTAGGCCTGTGGTTACCCCGTGACCTTACGGGAACACTGCGCGTCTCCGCGGCAGATGGCACAGGGCAGGTGTCTGTCTCAACCCGGGCAGATGACCCAACATGCCTGACCACGATGCAACTCACCTAA
- a CDS encoding heavy-metal-associated domain-containing protein, producing the protein MSTTQTYAVTGMTCGHCESAVREEVSRIAGVELVDASASTGTLAITAGAPVDDAAVLAAVDEAGYQAARN; encoded by the coding sequence ATGAGCACCACTCAGACCTATGCCGTAACCGGGATGACGTGCGGGCACTGCGAGTCCGCTGTGCGCGAGGAGGTCTCCCGGATCGCGGGCGTCGAGCTCGTCGATGCCAGTGCCTCGACTGGGACGCTTGCCATCACCGCAGGTGCTCCTGTTGACGATGCTGCGGTGCTCGCTGCGGTGGACGAGGCCGGTTACCAGGCAGCGCGGAACTGA
- a CDS encoding heavy metal translocating P-type ATPase produces MRHDHDHRPDVPDDQHRGQHPAPHGEHAHPPQQLTKDPDHDHGGQDTSGAHGGSGHAGHGGHAGHGDHVGQFRRLFWIMLVLAVPVVGFNDMFADLLGYDLPRGGWVWWVSPVLGTVVYLWGGQPFLTGAVEEIRTRKPGMMLLIGLAITVAFVASWGASLRVLDHELNFWWELALLVVIMLLGHWIEMRSLAQTTSALDSLAALLPDEAEKVSGEQLVKVAPGDLLVGDVVLVRPGGSVPADGRIVEGSASMDESMVTGESKTVRRGSGEQVVAGTVATDSGLRVEVTAIGEDTALAGIQKLVADAQASSSRAQRIADTAAGWLFWFALGVAVVTATIWSLMGLPDSAVVRTITVLVIACPHALGLAIPLVVSIATERAARGGVLIKDRLALESMRTVDAVLFDKTGTLTKGEPTVTGVEPVVGRDEGEVLALAAAAESDSEHPLAGAILGAARDRELTLSSASDFSSSPAVGVKATVDGTVIEVGGPYLLEQHGVSELSIAEVWRTEGAIILHVLADGEVIGALRLADEIRPESREAVEALHAAGTQVVMITGDAQAVADTVAKELGIDRVFAGVRPQDKAAKVAELQREGRKVAMVGDGVNDAPALAQADVGIAIGAGTDVAIASAGVILASSDPRSVLSVIELSRASYRKMKQNLWWAAGYNLISVPLAAGVLAPIGFVLPMSVGAILMSASTVVVALNAQLLRRLDLTPSHSTRTFLHRQGTR; encoded by the coding sequence ATGCGTCACGACCACGACCACAGACCCGACGTGCCTGACGATCAGCATCGCGGTCAACACCCGGCTCCACACGGCGAGCATGCCCATCCTCCACAGCAACTGACTAAGGACCCTGACCACGACCACGGTGGCCAGGACACCAGCGGCGCGCATGGTGGATCAGGTCACGCCGGTCACGGTGGTCACGCCGGTCATGGTGATCACGTGGGGCAGTTCCGCCGACTGTTCTGGATCATGCTGGTCCTGGCCGTTCCGGTTGTGGGTTTCAACGACATGTTCGCGGATCTCCTGGGGTATGACCTGCCCCGTGGCGGCTGGGTCTGGTGGGTTTCGCCCGTGTTGGGCACGGTGGTCTACCTCTGGGGAGGCCAGCCGTTTCTGACTGGTGCGGTCGAGGAGATCCGCACCCGTAAGCCGGGCATGATGCTGCTGATCGGGTTGGCGATCACGGTGGCTTTCGTGGCTTCGTGGGGCGCTAGTCTGCGCGTTCTGGATCATGAGCTGAACTTCTGGTGGGAGCTGGCGCTGCTGGTGGTGATCATGCTGCTGGGCCACTGGATTGAGATGCGATCCCTGGCTCAGACGACCTCTGCGCTGGACTCCCTGGCGGCGCTCCTGCCTGATGAGGCCGAGAAGGTCAGCGGTGAACAACTGGTCAAGGTGGCCCCGGGCGACCTGTTGGTCGGGGACGTCGTGCTGGTCCGCCCCGGCGGTTCGGTCCCCGCAGACGGCAGGATTGTCGAGGGGTCGGCGAGCATGGATGAGTCCATGGTCACGGGTGAGTCCAAGACCGTCCGTCGCGGGAGCGGCGAGCAGGTGGTCGCCGGGACCGTGGCCACCGACTCCGGGCTGCGGGTCGAGGTCACAGCCATCGGCGAGGATACCGCCCTGGCCGGTATCCAGAAGCTGGTCGCCGATGCCCAAGCCTCCTCTTCACGCGCTCAACGGATCGCTGACACCGCCGCGGGGTGGCTGTTCTGGTTCGCTCTCGGTGTCGCGGTAGTCACAGCGACCATCTGGTCGCTGATGGGCCTGCCGGACTCGGCGGTCGTGCGCACCATCACCGTGCTGGTCATCGCCTGCCCGCACGCGCTCGGCCTGGCGATCCCGCTGGTGGTCTCCATCGCGACCGAGCGGGCTGCTCGTGGCGGCGTCCTGATCAAGGATCGACTCGCGCTGGAGTCCATGCGTACCGTTGACGCCGTGCTCTTCGACAAAACCGGCACGCTGACCAAGGGTGAGCCCACTGTCACCGGTGTCGAACCCGTTGTGGGGCGCGATGAGGGAGAGGTGCTGGCGCTGGCCGCGGCAGCGGAGTCCGATAGTGAGCACCCGCTGGCCGGGGCCATCCTCGGCGCGGCCCGCGACCGGGAGTTGACGCTCTCCTCGGCTTCCGACTTCTCCTCGTCCCCGGCTGTCGGGGTGAAAGCCACTGTCGATGGGACGGTCATCGAGGTGGGAGGCCCCTACCTGCTGGAGCAACACGGTGTCAGCGAACTGTCTATCGCCGAGGTCTGGCGCACCGAGGGTGCGATTATCCTGCACGTCCTGGCAGACGGTGAGGTGATCGGTGCGCTGCGCCTGGCGGACGAGATCCGACCCGAGTCCCGTGAAGCGGTTGAGGCGCTCCACGCTGCTGGCACTCAGGTGGTGATGATCACCGGGGATGCCCAGGCCGTGGCTGACACCGTCGCCAAGGAGTTGGGCATCGACCGGGTCTTCGCCGGTGTACGTCCGCAGGACAAAGCCGCCAAGGTAGCCGAACTCCAGCGGGAGGGGCGCAAGGTCGCCATGGTCGGCGACGGGGTCAACGACGCCCCTGCCCTGGCTCAGGCTGATGTCGGCATCGCCATCGGTGCAGGAACCGACGTGGCGATCGCCTCGGCTGGGGTGATCCTGGCCTCATCAGACCCCCGCTCGGTCCTCTCAGTGATCGAGTTGTCGCGTGCTAGCTACCGGAAGATGAAGCAGAACCTGTGGTGGGCAGCCGGCTACAACCTGATCTCCGTGCCGTTGGCTGCGGGCGTCCTGGCACCGATCGGGTTCGTCCTGCCGATGAGCGTCGGTGCGATTCTCATGTCGGCCTCCACCGTCGTCGTCGCGCTCAACGCCCAACTGTTGCGGCGACTCGACCTGACCCCGTCGCATAGCACCCGAACCTTCCTCCACCGGCAGGGCACCCGGTGA
- a CDS encoding CPBP family intramembrane glutamic endopeptidase yields the protein MSASPIREAFAVDPAHGGAVVRFIRRRPLASFFLWTYTVGQVPPWSAMLAGLADRAWLMPAAVVLSAFIGLLLPTLVITRIVDGPEGLRDLGGRAAKIRVGVAWFAAAFLLVPALILAIGVLLGGTPPDRSTGSLLTALGPHFLLPLLITFVLINWWEEVAWMGFVQARLQDRRGPLLAALLVAPLFALQHSSLAAGQGLVPGTVLLLLLLLLAVLAVPFRVAIGWAYNRTGSIFLVGLIHAVGNAATGGDGFNAGYLRHLYPANDTVTMAHLLAMFLLGLLVLLMTRGRLNRVETLALHERPPPAATTAHGIGDES from the coding sequence ATGTCCGCATCCCCGATCCGCGAAGCTTTCGCGGTGGACCCTGCGCACGGTGGAGCGGTCGTGCGATTCATCCGCCGCCGGCCCCTGGCCTCGTTCTTCCTCTGGACCTACACCGTGGGGCAGGTCCCGCCCTGGTCGGCAATGCTCGCCGGGCTGGCGGACCGGGCGTGGCTGATGCCAGCAGCGGTGGTGCTCAGCGCTTTCATCGGCCTGCTGCTGCCCACCCTGGTCATCACCAGGATCGTCGACGGACCCGAGGGACTGCGGGACCTGGGGGGTCGGGCGGCGAAGATACGCGTCGGTGTGGCCTGGTTCGCGGCCGCCTTCCTGCTCGTGCCGGCGCTCATCCTGGCGATCGGGGTGCTGCTCGGCGGCACACCTCCGGACCGCTCCACAGGGTCTCTGTTGACAGCCCTCGGACCGCACTTCCTGCTGCCCCTCCTGATCACGTTCGTGCTGATCAACTGGTGGGAAGAGGTCGCCTGGATGGGCTTCGTCCAGGCTCGACTCCAGGACCGGCGGGGTCCACTGCTCGCCGCGCTGCTGGTGGCACCGCTGTTCGCGCTGCAGCACAGCTCCCTGGCCGCGGGCCAGGGACTGGTCCCCGGTACGGTCCTGCTGCTCCTGCTGCTCCTGCTGGCCGTACTCGCCGTGCCGTTCCGAGTCGCTATCGGCTGGGCCTACAACCGCACCGGCAGCATCTTCCTGGTCGGGCTCATCCATGCGGTCGGCAACGCCGCAACTGGTGGCGACGGGTTCAACGCGGGCTACCTGCGCCACCTGTACCCAGCCAACGACACCGTGACGATGGCGCACCTGCTCGCAATGTTCCTGCTCGGGCTGCTTGTCCTTCTCATGACCCGCGGCCGGCTGAACAGGGTCGAGACCCTCGCCCTGCACGAGCGGCCACCACCGGCTGCGACCACCGCGCACGGGATCGGGGATGAGTCATGA
- a CDS encoding DUF305 domain-containing protein, protein MDQTHNEADTEFAQMMIVHHEGAIEMADLAIENADTEQVRTLAENISAAQGPEIEKMTSWLRAWAEDMVSEHGGMDHGGMQMDGMSQEEAMTELRSLSGAEFDGRFLELMIEHHLGAVEMAQSELENGENPQARQLAEQIIQDQQSEISVMEQMLQQS, encoded by the coding sequence GTGGACCAGACCCACAACGAGGCCGACACCGAGTTCGCTCAAATGATGATCGTTCACCACGAAGGTGCCATCGAGATGGCCGACCTGGCGATCGAAAATGCGGACACCGAGCAGGTGCGCACCCTGGCCGAGAACATCTCGGCAGCCCAGGGCCCTGAGATTGAGAAAATGACCTCATGGCTGCGCGCGTGGGCCGAGGACATGGTCTCTGAGCACGGTGGTATGGATCACGGCGGCATGCAGATGGATGGGATGAGCCAGGAGGAGGCCATGACCGAGTTGAGATCTCTGTCAGGAGCTGAGTTTGACGGGCGGTTCCTGGAACTGATGATCGAGCATCACTTAGGCGCGGTGGAGATGGCGCAGAGCGAACTGGAGAACGGTGAGAACCCTCAAGCGCGGCAGCTGGCCGAGCAGATCATCCAGGACCAGCAGTCCGAGATCTCCGTGATGGAGCAGATGCTCCAACAGTCCTAG